A section of the Engystomops pustulosus chromosome 3, aEngPut4.maternal, whole genome shotgun sequence genome encodes:
- the LOC140122542 gene encoding ribonuclease H1-like: protein MFKISAGIVSSAHLLCARLSGVQGLLARMFYAVRKGRNPGVYSTWEECKEQVNQFPSARYKKFASEEEAWKFVRDNPEASSSHIESGKKTQNASSDVKPSYLSKRPLPSSTSTEQSAPKRTKFIDISSLPPLPGHSFNHMGDHTVVYTDGCCSSNGRLRARAGIGVYWGPNHPLNVAERLEGKQTNQRAEILAACKALEQAKSQNITKLVLYTDSMHTINGITKWIHSWKLNDWKMSTGKQVVNRADFEKLDRLTQGLDVKWLHIPGHAGFGGNEEADRLAREGAKKPAQDSSDS, encoded by the exons ATGTTCAAGATCTCTGCAGGCATCGTATCTTCAGCCCATCTGCTGTGTGCAAGGTTATCGGGTGTACAGGGTCTATTGGCCAGAATGTTCTACGCAGTGAGAAAGGGGAGGAATCCAGGGGTCTACAGTACCTG GGAAGAATGTAAAGAACAAGTGAACCAATTTCCATCAGCAAGGTACAAAAAGTTTGCTTCAGAAGAAGAGGCCTGGAAATTCGTAAGGGATAACCCAGAAGCTTCTTCAAGTCATATAGAAA GtggtaaaaaaacccaaaacgctTCTTCCGATGTGAAGCCGTCATATCTTTCCAAAAGACCGCTTCCAAGCTCAACGTCTACAGAACAGTCGGCGCCTAAACGAACAAAGTTCATAGACATCAGTTCCCTGCCGCCATTACCTGGACATTCCTTCAATCACATGG GAGACCACACAGTCGTGTACACCGATGGTTGTTGCTCCAGTAATGGACGGCTAAGAGCACGAGCCGGGATTGGGGTTTACTGGGGTCCAAACCatccact GAATGTGGCAGAAAGACTTGAAGGAAAGCAGACGAATCAGCGAGCTGAAATACTG GCAGCTTGTAAGGCGCTAGAACAAGCCAAAAGCCAGAACATCACCAAACTGGTTCTCTATACAGACAGCATGCATACGATAAATG GTATCACTAAGTGGATTCACTCCTGGAAGTTGAATGATTGGAAGATGAGCACTGGGAAGCAGGTGGTAAACAGGGCAGACTTTGAAAAGCTGGACAGACTTACACAAGGCCTGGATGTAAAATGG TTGCACATTCCCGGCCACGCTGGATTTGGAGGGAACGAAGAAGCTGATCGTCTCGCCAGAGAAGGCGCAAAGAAACCTGCACAAGACTCCAGTGACTCCTGA